One Streptomonospora salina genomic window, CCTGGAGGGCGAGGTCCCCGTACTGGAAGGGGCGCTGGACGCGGTCCACGGGCTGCGCGCGGCAGGCGTCCCGCTGGCCCTGGTCACCTCCTCGCCGCGGCGGGTCGCCGAGATCTCGCTGGCCGCGCTGGGCCCCGGCCTCTTCGACGCCGTGGTCACCGCCGGAGAGGTCACCCGGCGCAAACCCGAACCCGAGCCCTACCTGCTGGGAGCCCGGGAACTCGACGTCGACCCGGCGCGCTGCTGGGCGGTGGAGGACTCCCCCAGCGGCGCCCTGGCCGCCGAACGAGCGGGCTGCCGCGTCCTGCTCGCGCCGGGAGCGCTCGCGGCGGCGCGCACCCCGGGCCGGGTGGAGCTGGCGACACTGGCCGAGGTGCTGGCGGTGCGGGCCGCCTGACGGCTCACCCGGGGGCGCCGGCGCCCCCGGCCGCCCCGCGTTCCCGGGTCCGCCGCCGGACGGCGGGCTCTGGATACCGCGGGTGCGGCCCCGGTGCGAGACCGCACCCGTGCGGCGCCGGGCCGCCCGGCAACACCGGCCGGCTTCGGCCGGTCCGGTCTGAACGGCGGTCGGGCCGTCAGCGTCCTCGGCACGCGGCCGTCACACGCCCTGTCCGGCGCCGTGCGGCAGACCGGCGTCGGCCTCGCAGTCGCCGCCCTGGAAATCGGTCTCGCTGACCCGTCCCCACCGGCCCGTGTCGGACTCGGTCAGCGCCCACCAGGTGTTCGAGTACCCGGCGAACCGGCAGACACGGCGTTTCCGTCCTCCACGCGCACGCGGCTTTCCCCACCGAGTACGGCCACGAGGGGTGCTCCGACGCTCTCTCACCCCAGCCGGTCGAGGGCCTGCTGCGCGCTCAGGCAGCCGGCGGTGGCCAGGTCCAGATCGGCGAGGGAAGCCTCGTGGGCGGCCGGGTCGCCCGCTGCGACGCAGTCGGAGACCGGGTGGACGGTGAAGCCGAGTTCGGTGCCGTGGCGCGCGGTCTGCTCGACGGTGAGGTTGGTGGCCACCCCGGTGACGAGCAGGGTGTCGATCCCCAGCGCCGCCAAGCGTCCGGGCAGCTCGCCGGACAGGCCCGACAGACGCTGGCCGTCGACGACGAGGTCGCCCTCGGCCGGGCCCGTCTCGGCGATCAGAGCGGCTCCGGGAGCGTCGGGCCGGAAGCGCTCTTGGGCGTCGCCGACGGCGGCCATGAACGCGGTGTTGCGGACCAGGGCGCCTTCGCCTTCGGGAACGGTGAACCGGGTGAAGACCACGCTCGCACCCGCCGACCGGGCCGCGGCGTGGAACCGCGCGGCCCGCTCGATGACGCCGCTGCTGCGCACGGGGCCGCTGAGCATAGCGCCGAAGAAGCCCTCGGGACGGGTGGTGTTCACCTGCCAGTGCAGGGCCAGGACCGCTGTGGACCGCGCCGGGATCGTCGAAGCCATGGGCCGATCGTGCCACGGGCGCATTCCGTCCGCGGCGCCGCCCCTCGACGTCCCCGCGCGCGGCGCTCAGTCGCTCACGGTACCGGTTCGGGCCTGGTAGACGAGGTCGGCGTAGTCGCGGTGGCGCTGGATCCAGCCTTTGACGAACGGGCAGACCGGCAGCACGGCCAGGCCGCGGCGGCGGACGTCGTCGAGGGCCCCGCGCACCAGTGCACCGCCCACCCCGTAGCCCTCGTAGGCGGAGTCGACCTCGGTGTGGGTGAAGACCACAAGCTCGTCGGTCGTCTGGTATTCCGCGAAACCGGCGACCTCGCCTCCGGTTCGGGCCTCGTAGCGCTTTCGGTCGGGGACGTCGGTGACCTCGATGTCCATGGCTGCTCCTGTACGTCGCCGGACGGCGGCTCGCGCGGCCGCGCCGCCGGCACCGAGTCTGCCAGGTGCCGTCCGGCGCCGGGCGGACCTCCGGGGCGCCGACGTGTCGGGGCGGCGGCACGGGCGGGCCGGACGGCTCCGAGCACGCGCCCCGCCCGCCAACGCCGACGGGCGCTGCCCGCTCCGATGCTCTCGGTGCGGGCAGGGCCCGTCGGCGAGGGCCTCAGCGCCGCCAGTCGCGGCGGGTGCTGCCGCGGGCGGCCTTGCGCCCGCCGCCCTTGCCCTGCTTTTCGCGGATGCGCATGGTCAGCTTGATCGGACTGCCGTGGAAGCCGAAGTCCTCGCGCAGGCGCCGCTCGATGAAGCGGCGGTAGTTGTCCTCCAGGAACCCCGTGGTGAACAGCACGAACTGCGGAGGCCGGGCGTCGGCCTGGGTGGCGAACAGGATCTTGGGCTGCTTGCCCCCGCGCACCGGCGGCGGAGTGGCCGCCACCAGCTCCTTGAGCCAGCCGTTGAGACGGCCGGTGGAGATGCGGGTGTCCCACCCCGCGAGACTGGTCTCCAGCGCGGGCACGAGGCGCTCCACGTGGCGGCCGGTACTGGCGGAGATGTTGACGCGCGGTGCCCAGGAGACCCGGGAGAGCTGGCGGTCGATCTCCTTCTCCAGGTAGTAGCGCCGCTCGTCGTCGAGCGTGTCCCACTTGTTGAACGCCAGCACCAGTGCGCGGCCCGCTTCCACGACCTGCTCGACCACGCGGATGTCCTGCTCGGCGAGCGGCTCGCTGACGTCCATCAGCACCACGGCCACCTCGGCGCGGTCCAGCGCCTGCGACGTGCGCACGGTGGCGTAGTAGTCGGCGCCCTGCAGTGCACGGAAGCGGCGGCGGATCCCCGCGGTGTCGATGAAGGTCCACGGTCGACCGCCCAACTCCACGACCTCGTCGACCGCGTCGCGGGTCGTGCCGGCCTTGGTGTCCACGACCACGCGGTCCTCGCGGGCGATCCGGTTGAGCAGGCTGGACTTGCCGACGTTGGGCCTGCCCACCAGGGCGATCCGGCGCGGAGCGTCCTCGTCCTCGCCCTCCCCCTCGGGCGTCTCCGGCAGCACGGCGGTCACGGCGTCGAGCATGTCGCCGGTGCCGCGCCCGTGCAGGGCGCTGATCGGGAACGGCTCGCCGATGCCGAGGTTCCACAGCGCCAGGGCGTCGGGCTCCTGCAGCTCCCCGTCGACCTTGTTGGCGGCGAGGACGACCGGCTTGCCGGAGCGGTGCAGCACACGCGCGACCGCTTCGTCGGCGTCGGTGGCGCCCACGGTGGCGTCGACGACGAACAGGATGGCGTCAGCGGCCCGGGCGGCGTACTCGGCCTGGCCGGCGACGCTGCCCGCGAGCCCGGAGGCGCCCGTCTCCCATCCGCCCGTGTCGACCAGGGTGAACTCCTGTGATTGCCACTCGGAGTCGTAGGCGACCCGGTCGCGGGTGACGCCGGGGACGTCCTCCACGACCGCCTCGCGCCGGCCGATGATGCGGTTGACCAGGGACGACTTTCCGACGTTGGGCCGACCGACCACGGCGACCACGGGTTTGACCTCGGTTTCCTCGTCGCCGCCGTCGGGCGGCCCGTCGAGGTCGGGGTTGTTCTCACTCATATGCCTGACTCCCGGTTTCGCCGCCCCGCGCGCCCAGGATCGCGTGCCGCGGAGCGGAATGACGGCCGTGCCCGCACCGGGCACGGCTGGTTTCCGGGCGGCGGCCGTGGGGCCGCCGCCCCTTGGTGCGCGGCCGGCGCCGTGCCGGCCCGCTGTGGCCGAGCTCCTCCGCCGGCAAGTCCGCGTGCGGGTCGCCGATCCGCGATCCCGCCTACCCGCGGTTTCCCTGCCCGCCGGGCCTGCGCCGCCGGCGGGAGGCCGCCGGACGGCCCTGCCCGCATGCGGCGGCGCACCGCCCTAACGGGCGGCGGAGCTCTCGGCCCGCCCCTCCCCGGCCGTCTGCGCCGCGCCGGAACCGCCGGCGCGGTCGACCAGTTCGAGCACGATCGCCACGACGTCGTCGAGCCCCAGGCCGGTGGTCTCCAGCTCCAGGGCGTCGGCGGTCTGCGTCAGGGGCGAGTCTTCGCGGCTGGAGTCGATCCGGTCGCGGCGAACGAGGTCGGCCTGGACGGCACCGACGTCGCCGCCGAGTTCACCGCTGCGCCGGTCGGCTCTGGCCGCGGCGCTGGCGGTCAGGTAGATCTTGACCGCGGCGTCGGGGGCCACGACGGTGGTGATGTCGCGCCCTTCGACGACGATACCTCCGGCTCGGCGCCGCCCCCGCGCGATGACCTCGCGCTGCTCGGCGACGAGCCGGTTCCGCACCGCAGGCACCGCGCTGACGGCGCTCACCTGCGCGGTGACCTCCCGGGTGCGGATCTCGCGGGCGACGTCCCTGCCGTCCACACGGACTGTGGGGTCGGCGGGGTCGGTGCCCATCGTGATGTCCGGGCGCCCGGCCGCCTCCGCGACGGCTGCCGCGTCGTCGACGTCGATCCGGTGGTGCTGCATCCACCAGGTCATGGCCCGATACATCGCCCCGGTGTCGAGATACCACAAACCGCGCGCCGAGGCGACGCCCCTGGCCGTGCTGGATTTGCCCGACCCCGAGGGACCGTCGATGGCCACGACGGTTCCCTCGGCGCTGCCTTGCGCGCTCACGTGGTGTTCTCCTCCGGGATGTACTGCATCCATCTCATCTCAACGGTTCAGCCTACAGGCGCCGGCGGCTCTTCGGCACCGCCGTGCCGGCGGCGGAGCGCGGGGTCCGGCGGGTGCGCGCCCGCCGGGTTCCGTCAGTGGACCGAATAGCCGCGCTCGCGCAGCACGCTCGCGAGGCGCTCGGCGGCGTCGGGTGCCACGGACAGCTGGGCCACGCCCATCGGCAGGCCGTAGGAGTGGTCCAGGCGCACGTCCTCGATGTTGACTCCGGATTCTCCGGCGGTGCGGAAGAGCCGCCCCAAGGCGTCGGGCTCGTCGGGGACGAGCACCGGCACCACCGCGTATTCGGGGGTGCGCCCGCCGCCGTGCTTTCCGGGTACACGCCCGCGGCCGCGCACACCGCGCTCCAGCAGTCCGCCGACGGCCTCGGGCGCGGGGCCGGTGGAGGCGGCGCCCTCGGCGGCGGCCCCGCGCAACGCGGCGGCGGAGGCGCTCAGGTCGGCGGAGACGGCTTCCAGCACGTCGGCGACCGGTCCGGCGTTGTGGCTGAGGATCTCCCACCACAACCGGGGGTCGCCGGCGGCGATGCGGGTGACGTCGCGCACGCCTTGGCCCGCCAGGGACAGCGCCGTGTCGTCGCCCTCCAGCAGCCGCGCCGCGACGGCGGCCGCGGCGACATGGGGGGCGTGGGAGACCAGGGCAACGGCGCGGTCGTGGGCGGCGGCGTCGATAGGCACCGGCCGGGCGCCGCACAGGCGGATCACCTCGCGGACCGCGGCCACGGCGCCGGAGTCGGCTTTGCCGGTGGGGCACAGCGCCCAGGAGCGGCCGAGGAACAGGTCGGCGCGGGCGGCGCTGGGGCCGCTGCGCTCGCCGCCGGCCATGGGGTGCCCGGGGACGAAGGTGGCCATGTCGCAGCCGGCCCGCTCGGCCGCGGCGACGACGCCGTCTTTGACACTGGCGGCGTCGGTGTAGACGTGGGCCAGGCCGCGGTCCTGGGCGCTGCGCACCGCGGCGGGAACGGCCGAGGGCGGTGCGGCGACGACGGCGATGTCGGCGGGGCGGGCGGGGGCGTCCTCGCCGAGCGGCTCGCCGGCTCCGAGTTCGCAGGACAACCGCAGGGCGGCGGGGTCGGGGTCGCTGATGGCGACCCGGGTGCCGTTCTCGCGCAGCGCCAGTGCGATCGAGGTTCCGACCAGCCCGGCTCCCATGACGACCGCGCGTTCGATCCTGGCCACGTCGCTCCTTGTCCTGATACTTCCCGCACCCGGCCTTGTGGTACGCGCACGGCTGTGCGCTGCACCGGCACCGGTCCGTCCGGGTTCCAGCGTAGTCGACGGCCCCGCCCCGCCGCCGCGGGCGGAGGGGTGCGCAGGCCGGAGCCGGCGAACCGGATTCCCGGGAGCCCGGGGGCTCCGGAACCCGTCTACTGGGCGATGTCCAGGCGCAGGGCCTGGGCGCCGCGCAGGTAGACGTGGTGCAGATCGGCGCGGGACCGATCGGTCTCGATGTGGGCCATCAGGCGCACGACGCGGGGCAGGGCGCGGGGCACCGCGATCTCGCTGGCGCACATCAGCGGAACCTCGCTGAAGCCGAGCTTGCGCGCCGCCAGCGCCGGGAACTCGGCGGTGAGGTCGGGGGTGGAGGTGAACAGCACGCTGATGACGTCCTCGGTGGTGATCCCGTTGCGCTGGAGGACCTCCGATACCAGTTCGGCGGTGGCCTCCAGGATCTGGTCGCGCTCGTCCGCGTCGACCTGCACCGCGCCCCGGATCGCTCGTACTGCCACTTCTCGTCCGTCCTTCGTCGTCGAAACAGCGGACCCCCGTCGGCGGCGTGCGCCGACGGGGGGTGAAGACGCCGCCGGCTACATGCCTGCGGCGGTATAGAGCTCGCTGACCTCGGCGGCTGTCAGCGCGCGCATGGTCCCCGGCTTGAGGGTGTTGATACCCACGGGGCCGATCTGGCTGCGGGCGAGCTCGATCGCCGGGTGGTCCACGGCCTCCAGCAGGCGGCGCACGATGTGCTTGCGCCCCTCGTGCAACTGGACTTCGACCAGGGCGTGCGGTTCGCCGTTCTCGACGATCCGGAACGCGTCGACCTTGACGGGGCCGTCGTCGAGATCGATGCCGGCGCGGACGCGGCGGCCGATCTCGCGCGGTATCGGGCCGGGGACCTTGGCGACGTAGGTCTTGACCACCTGGTAGCTCGGGTGGGTCAACCGGTTGGCCAGCTCGCCGTCGTTGGTGAGCAGGATCAGGCCTTCGGTCTCGGTGTCGAGGCGGCCCACGTGGAACAGGCGGTCCTCGGTGGTTCCGGTGTAGTCGGCCAGAGTGGGGCGGCCCTCGGGGTCCCACATGGTGCTCACCACGCCGCGCGGCTTGTGCAGCGCGAAGTAGCGCTTTTCCGGCGACACGGCGACGAGCATGCCGTCGACGCGGATCTCGGACGCCTCGGGGTCGACGCGGGCGCCGAACCGGCGCACGGTGTGCCCGTCGACGCTGACGCGCCCTTCGACGATCAGCTCCTCGCTGGCGCGCCGACTGGCGACGCCAGCTTGGGCCAGGGCTTTCTGCAGTCGGATGCCGCCCGGGACGTCGGTGTAGGCGTCGCGGTCGTCGCCGGGGCGGTCGTCGTCGCCGGGGTCGTACTCGGTGCGCAGCGTGTTGAGCCGGGCGCGGGCGGCACGCGAAAGGTCGCGCTCGGCGTCGCCGCCGCCGCGCGGCACGCCGCTGTCGCGGTTGTCGCGGGGCGCGGGACGCCGACCGGCCGGGCGGTCCTCGCGGCGGGCGTAGACGCGCGAGGCGGGGCGCTTCTCCCCCGATCCGTCCTGCTGTTCTCCGCGTTTGGCGCCGCGGCCGCGCTCGGCCTCGGCGCGCAGTACGGGATCGCGGTAGTTGCTGCCGCCCCCGTGGTTCTGGCGTCCGGGACGGTCGGCGCTCTGGCGGGACCGGCGCTCGCCGGAGCCGCCGCGGGACCGGTCGGAACCTTTCGCCTGGCCGCGCGCGGGCGAACCGCTTCCGGACGCACCGGGGCCCTTGGCCTGGCTGCGCGCGGGCGAACCCCCGCGGGAGGGCCCGCCGGAGGAGCCGCCGCCCTTGTCCTGACCGCGGGCGGACGCACCGCCACCGGACGCACCGGAGCCCTTGGCCTGGCCGCGCGCGGGCGAACCCCCGCGGGCCGGACCCGATCCCTTGGCCTGGCCGCGCGCGGGCGAACCGCCGCCGCGCCCCCGGCCCTTGTCGGGGTTGTTCTGGTCGCCGCGCTCACCGCGCGGGGCGGACCGGCCGCGCCCGGCGCGGCGGTCGTCGGCGTCCCGCTCACCGCGGGACTGGGAATTCTTATGTGGCTTGTTCACCGGTGTCGTCAAAACCTTCGATGTCGTCAGGCAGGAACGGGGCGAGATCGGGCAGCTCGTCCAGATCGCGCAGGCCGAGCCGCTCCAGGAAGTAGTTCGTCGTGCGGAACAGGTGCGCGCCGGACTCCGAGTCGTGCCCGGCTTCCTCGATGAGCCCCCTCAATACAAGGGTACGCATAACGCCGTCACAGTTCACACCGCGTACGGCCGACACCCGGCCCCGCGAGACCGGCTGGCGGTAGGCCACCACCGCCAGGGTTTCGAGGGCGGCCTGGGTCAACCGCACTTCCTGGCCCTCCTTGAGGAAATGCTCGACGACGCCTGCGCATTCCGGGCGGGTGTAGAAGCGCCAGCCGTCGGCGACCCGGCGCAGGTCGAAACCGCGGTCCTGGTCGGTGTACTCGCGGGAGAGCTCTTCCAGCACCCGTGTGATCTCTGCGACCGAGCGGTCGAAGGCGCGGGCGAGTTCGTACTCGGGCACGGGCTGGTCCACCACCATGAGCACGGCCTCCAGGCCCCGCCGCAGAGCGGCCGCCGATACGGGCGCATCGGCCCCGGTGCCGGTGTCCTGCTGATCTGCCGTGCTCACGCACCCTCCTCGGCGCCGTGCTTGGTCTGGTCGAACTCGTCGGAGACGGCGATCGCGTCCCCCTCGCCGCCGGTCCAGATCACTGTCAGCTCGGCGAGCGGTTCCGGCTGGTCGAAGTCGACGCCGCCCGCACGGTAGAGCTCCAGAAGCGCCAGGAACCGCGCGACGACCTCGAACGTACCGCCGCAGTCCGCGGTCAGCTCGGCGAACGTGAGACTGCCGTGCTCGCGCAGCGCGCGCACCACGATGTCGGCCTGCTCGCGCACCGACGTGCGCGTCTGGTGGATGTGGGTGACCGGTACGCTCGGCGGCTCTTCGGGCGTGAACACCCGCGCCGCCAGCATCGCGAACTCCTGGGGGCCGAGCTTGATGAACACGTCGGGCCGCGCACCGGCGAAGCGCTCCTCCATCCGGACGGCACGCGGGAAGCGGCGCCCCTGCGCGGCCAGGCGCTCCGACAGCATGCCGGCGACCTGCTTGTAGGCGCGGTACTGCAGCAGCCGCGCGAACAGCAGGTCGCGGGCCTCCAGCAGAGCGAGGTCGGCCTCGTCGTCGATCTCCCCGCGCGGCAGCAGCCGCGCCGCTTTCAGATCCAGCAGCGTGGCCGCCACCACGAGGAAGTGGCTGGCCTGGTCCAGGTCCCAGGACTCGCCGTGGGCCCGGATGTAGGCCATGAACTCGTCGGTGACCTTCGACAGGGACACCTCGGTGATATCGAGTCTGTGCTTGGAGATGAGCCCCAACAGCAGGTCGAAGGGCCCCTCGAAGTTGTCGAGGTGGACGTGGAACCCGCCGTCGGCGGCCTCCTCCTCGTCAGCCGCCATACGGCGGGATCGTGTCAGGTCGGTTCATCGTCCCAGGTTGCCACCGCACACCGGCGGACGGCTCAGTAATCGGTCAGACGCTGCACGAGCATGCTCGCGTCGCCGTTCTCCTCGAAGTCGGCGAGCAGCACCGCGACGGCCTCGCGCACGATCCGGCCGCGGTCGGCGGTCAGCCCGTGGTCGCCGCGCAGGACCAGGCGGGTCTGCTCCAGAGCGATCAGCTCGGGAGCCGAGATGTAGACGGTGATCTTCTCGTCGTGGCGCTGCCTGCCGCTGGGCCGCGGCGGCGTCGGCTGCAGCCCGCGCGGCGCCGGCGCCTGTGCAGGCGCGGCGGAGCCGGTTGCGGCCTCGTGGGCCTCCGGCTGCTGGGCGTACTGCCGGGTGTCGGCCGCCGCGGTGGACTGTGCGGGCTCGGGCTCAGGCTCTTCGGGGTCGGATGAGCGGAAGAACAGCTCGTCCGCACCCGGCAGGGTCACGCGCCGTGACCGCTGTTTGGCCACCGGGCCAGCACCTCCTTCGCGAGTTCCCGATAGGAATTGGCACCGGCCGACGACGTGTCGAACCGCGTTATCGGCTCACCCGCGACAGTGGCGTCGGGGAAGCGGACGGTGCGGTTGATGACGGTGCCGTAGACCTTGTCGCCGAATCCGTCGACGATGGTCGACAGGACCTCGCGCGCATGCAGCGTTCGCGGGTCGTACATGGTGCCCAGGAACCCGTCGATGACAAGCTGCTCGTTGAGCCGCTCCTGCACCTTCTGGATGGTGTCCATGAGCAGCGCGACGCCGCGCAGCGCGAAGAACTCGCACTCCAGCGGTACCACGACCCCGTCGGACGCGGTGAGCGCGTTGACGGTGAGCAGCCCCAGCGAGGGCTGGCAGTCGATGAGCACGACGTCGTAGTCCTGCACGACCGGGCGCAGGGCGCGCGCGAGCATCTGCTCCCGCGCCACCTCCCCCACCAGCTGCACCTCGGCCGCGGACAGGTCGATGTTGCTCGGGATCAGGTCGAGGCCGTCGATATCGGTCTTGAGCAGCACGTCCTCGACGCCGACGTCGCGTTCCATGAGCAGGTTGTAGACGGTGAGCTCAAGCTCGCGCGGGTCGAGCCGCCCCAGGCCCACCGACAGCGCCCCCTGCGGGTCGAAGTCGACGAGCAGCACGCGTCTGCCGTACTCGGCCATGGCGGCGCCGAGGTTGATGGTCGTGGTGGTCTTACCGACTCCGCCTTTCTGGTTACACAGTGCTACAATCCGTGCCGGACCGTGGCTGTCCAACGGCTCCGGATCCGGATACTCCGGCTTAGGTCTGTTCGCTTGCAGTTCAGCCCCCGTGCTGCGCGTTGCCCCCCATGGGTTGCTCGCCGGGGAGTCCGGCATGCTTTCGTCGATGGGCGCCCCCGGCCCCGCATCGTCGTACTCCGACCAGCTCACAACCCTTGACCTCCCTACGGACCGGCGTGTGCGAGCGCCGCTGCGCCCCCGACGTACCGGCCGCCGGAAAAACTCAATATGTCGACAGCAACCAACTGCCGTGCCGCGACTCTAGAGCCTCCGTGCACGATCGTTCAACGCGACACTCGACGCAGCTCGGCCGTGCCGCGAACTCTCGGCTCCGAAGGCTCACCCCGCGGCATTGGCGCGCGGGTGGCTGGCGGCGTAGACCTCGCGCAGCCGGTCGACGGTGACCATGGTGTAGACCTGCGTGGTGGTCACCGAGGCGTGGCCCAGCAGCTCCTGGACCACGCGCACGTCGGCGCCGCCGTCGATCAGGTGCGTGGCGAAGGAGTGGCGCAGGGTGTGCGGCGAGACGTCGCTGAGTCCGGCGCGCTCGGCGGCCGCGCGCAGCACCGTCCAGGCGCCCTGGCGGGTCAGCCGCCCGCCGCGGGCGTTGAGGAAGAGCGCGGGCGCTCCGCGGCCCGAGGCCGCCAGCACCGGCCGGGCGCGCACCAGATAGGAGTCGAGCGCGGCACGGGCGAAGCGCCCGATCGGCACGAGGCGCTCCTTGCCGCCCTTGCCGCGGTAGCGCACGGCGGCGACGCCGTCCTCGGGTCCGGCGTCGGCGGGGGCATCGTGGCCGGGGGCGGGTTCGGGGGCGAGCCGGGTGATGTCGTCGACGTCCAGGCCCACCGCCTCGGAGATGCGCGCCCCGGTACCGTAGAGCAGTTCGAGCAGGGCGCGGTCGCGCAGGGAGCGGGGTTCGCCCTCGCCGGGAACGGCGCCCAGCAGCGACTCGATCGCCTCCAGCGATACCGCTTTGGGCAGGCGCCGCGCGGGCGTGGGAGGGCGCACCCCGCCTGCGGGGTCGGTGGCGGACAGTCCTTCGCGCAGGGCGAAGCGGTGCAGGCCGCGTACGGCGACCACGGCGCGCCCGGCGGAGTTCCCGCCCAGCGGGGGGTGGTCGGTGTCGCCTTCGCGCAGCCGGCGCAGGAATTCGGCGACGTCGGTCTCGGCGACCGCCGCCGGCGAACCGATGCCCCGCCCGGCCAGGAACTCCAGGTAGCGGCGCAGGTCGCGGCGGTAGGAGGACAGCGTGTTGGCGGCCAGGCCGCGTTCGACCGCCAAGTGGTCGAGGTATCCGGCCACAGCCGCGTCCAGCGCGGCGGCGGGCTCTGCGCGGGCGCTCCCGTGTTCGGGGGACACCGTCGGGATCACCCGCCTTCCGCCGTGCCGAGGGCTCAGAGCTTCGGGGCGATCATGCCACAGGCGGGCGACATCGGCGGCTCGACACGGCGATACCGCCAGCAACCACCGCGATGCCGCCACCACCGACATGGCACGCAACCCCACCGATTCGGACGAAAGAGCAGGATCGGCGGAAGGCGGGCGGGTTTCGGGGCGCGCTCAGGGCCGCGGCGGATCCTGCGCGCCGCGGCCCGGAGGTCCTAACCGCCGGTGCGGGCCGACCGCAGGGAGGCGAAAGAGCCGCGGGACGCCGCGGCGGCCGCCAGCACGCCCACCGCAGCGGCGCCGTTGCGCACCCGCCCCTCCAGCACCGCTTGCACGGCTTCCTGCAGCGACACCCACCGCAGCACCATGTCGGTCTCCTCGTGGATGCGGTCGAAGCCGATCTCGGCCTCGTCCAGGCGGGTCGGCCCGCGCCCCAGGAACACCTGGATGCGCTCACTGGAGAAACCGGGCGAGGGGAAGAAGTCCGCTAGCTCGTACCAGTCCTCGGCGGCGAAGCCCGCTTCCTCGCGCAGCTCGCGCGCGGCGGTGGCGACCGGCCGCTCGCCCTCCTCGTCACGCACCCCGGCGGGCAGCTCCCACAGCCGGTGGGCCACGGGGTGGCGGTACTGGTCGAGCATCAGCACACGCTCGCGCTCGTCCAGAGCCAGCGCCGCCACGGCGCCGGGGTGGTCCAGGTACTCCCGGGCCACGACCTCGTCGGCGCCGCCGCGGCCGGGCATGTGCACGTGGTCGACCCGGGTGGCGGTCTTCGCGCCGCTGTAGACCGCACTGGTGCGTTCGACCTTCCAGCTCTCCGGCCGATCGGCGAGCGCGCCGGAGGCCTCCTCCTGGAAGGGCGTGGGCTCGCCGGTCATGCCCGCTCGGCGGTGTCGGCCGCCTCCGCCGCCTCGGCAGCCGCGTCCGCCTCCGCGAGCGCCGCCTCAGGGGACCCGTGCGGGGCCGCCTCCGCGACCGGAGCGGCGTCGGCGCCCGCCGCGTGGTCCACGGCGGCCGCGACCAGTCCGCGGAACACGGGGCTGGCGCGGGTGGGCCGGGAGCGCAGCTCGGGGTGGGCCTGGGTGGCGAAGAAGAAGGGGTGCCGGTCCCGGGGCAGCTCGATGTACTCCACGAGCCGGCCGTCGGGCGACAGCCCCGAGAACACCATCCCGGCCGCCTCCAGCGTGGCGCGGTAGGCGTTGCTGACCTCGTAGCGGTGCCGGTGGCGCTCCTGGGCGCGGTCCTCGCCGTAGAGCTCGCGGGCGATGGAGCCCTCGGCCAGTTCGGCCGGGTACAGGCCCAGCCGCATCGTGCCGCCCATGTCGCGCTCGCCGGCGACGACGTCGGTCTGGTCGGCCATGGTGGAGATGACCGGGTCCTCGGCCTTGTCGTCGAACTCGGCGCTGTTGGCCCCGGCCAGATCCGCCGCGTTGCGGGCGTACTCGATGACCATGCACTGCAGCCCCA contains:
- the scpB gene encoding SMC-Scp complex subunit ScpB — its product is MSTADQQDTGTGADAPVSAAALRRGLEAVLMVVDQPVPEYELARAFDRSVAEITRVLEELSREYTDQDRGFDLRRVADGWRFYTRPECAGVVEHFLKEGQEVRLTQAALETLAVVAYRQPVSRGRVSAVRGVNCDGVMRTLVLRGLIEEAGHDSESGAHLFRTTNYFLERLGLRDLDELPDLAPFLPDDIEGFDDTGEQAT
- a CDS encoding segregation and condensation protein A, with translation MAADEEEAADGGFHVHLDNFEGPFDLLLGLISKHRLDITEVSLSKVTDEFMAYIRAHGESWDLDQASHFLVVAATLLDLKAARLLPRGEIDDEADLALLEARDLLFARLLQYRAYKQVAGMLSERLAAQGRRFPRAVRMEERFAGARPDVFIKLGPQEFAMLAARVFTPEEPPSVPVTHIHQTRTSVREQADIVVRALREHGSLTFAELTADCGGTFEVVARFLALLELYRAGGVDFDQPEPLAELTVIWTGGEGDAIAVSDEFDQTKHGAEEGA
- a CDS encoding ParA family protein is translated as MSWSEYDDAGPGAPIDESMPDSPASNPWGATRSTGAELQANRPKPEYPDPEPLDSHGPARIVALCNQKGGVGKTTTTINLGAAMAEYGRRVLLVDFDPQGALSVGLGRLDPRELELTVYNLLMERDVGVEDVLLKTDIDGLDLIPSNIDLSAAEVQLVGEVAREQMLARALRPVVQDYDVVLIDCQPSLGLLTVNALTASDGVVVPLECEFFALRGVALLMDTIQKVQERLNEQLVIDGFLGTMYDPRTLHAREVLSTIVDGFGDKVYGTVINRTVRFPDATVAGEPITRFDTSSAGANSYRELAKEVLARWPNSGHGA
- a CDS encoding site-specific tyrosine recombinase XerD → MSPEHGSARAEPAAALDAAVAGYLDHLAVERGLAANTLSSYRRDLRRYLEFLAGRGIGSPAAVAETDVAEFLRRLREGDTDHPPLGGNSAGRAVVAVRGLHRFALREGLSATDPAGGVRPPTPARRLPKAVSLEAIESLLGAVPGEGEPRSLRDRALLELLYGTGARISEAVGLDVDDITRLAPEPAPGHDAPADAGPEDGVAAVRYRGKGGKERLVPIGRFARAALDSYLVRARPVLAASGRGAPALFLNARGGRLTRQGAWTVLRAAAERAGLSDVSPHTLRHSFATHLIDGGADVRVVQELLGHASVTTTQVYTMVTVDRLREVYAASHPRANAAG
- a CDS encoding NUDIX domain-containing protein; translation: MTGEPTPFQEEASGALADRPESWKVERTSAVYSGAKTATRVDHVHMPGRGGADEVVAREYLDHPGAVAALALDERERVLMLDQYRHPVAHRLWELPAGVRDEEGERPVATAARELREEAGFAAEDWYELADFFPSPGFSSERIQVFLGRGPTRLDEAEIGFDRIHEETDMVLRWVSLQEAVQAVLEGRVRNGAAAVGVLAAAAASRGSFASLRSARTGG